The genomic window CGATCGCTTACCTTTACCCAATACCCCCGAATATCAAAGCGCCCTGGTTGATAAACTCCACTCTTTGCTAAGGTTAAGGACCGCAAGTTTAGGATTAACCGTGATTTTGGTGGGAGATGTGCCGCTAAAAGCTCAAGTTGGGACGATTTTGGCGGCGGAATTTGGTTCAAGAGTACAGGTAGAAAAAACTTGTTTGGATGACAACGGTATTTTAGTGAGCGGTTGGGAATTTTGGAAGCAGCATCAAGAAGTTTTACCCGCACCGCAATTATTAGTTGTTTCTACTTTACCTTTACCATCGTTAGAAAACCCCTTAGTTGCGGGGAGAGTAGATTATTATCGCAAGTCGCATTTAGATTGGTTTCGCTTGTATTTATTGCCGAAAGCTTTAACCGAATTAGCAAGAGCGATCGCACCATTACGAGAAAATCAAGGTGTAGTAGCATTATTAGATAGTCGTATTCTGCATCGCAGTTATGGCGCTCAAGTATTAGCGGCGCTCAATCCGGCGGCGAGAATCAATTATTTAGACTCTAGTTTTTTTACCCCAAATCATGACTACTAATACTTGGACTCGTCGCCATGTCTTGTCTCTAGAGGATTTCACTAGCGACGAATACAATACAGTGTTGCAAACTGCGGCAAGTTTTGGGGAAGTGCTGACACGGCGCACTAAAAAAGTCCCAACGTTGCAAGGACAAGTAGTTGCAAACTTATTTTTTGAATCATCCACCCGCACTCGTAGCAGTTTTGAACTTGCAGCTAAACGCCTTTCTGCTGATACTCTCAATTTTGCGTCCGCTACTTCTTCTTTGTCTAAAGGCGAGACAATTTTAGACACAGCTAAGACTTATTTGGCAATGGGTACAGATATGATGGTGATTCGCCATAAAGAAGCAGGTGTCCCTAGTGCGATCGCATCGGAAATGGATAGACTAGGAGTAAAAGTAGGCGTACTCAACGCCGGAGACGGTCAACACGAACACCCCTCCCAAGCTTTACTAGACTTATTTACTATTTGTACGGTCCTAGAACCCGAACAGCCACGTTTAGAATTACTAGCAGGCAAAAAAATTGCCATTGTCGGCGATATTTTGCATTCAAGAGTAGCAAGGTCGAATATTTGGAGTTTAACCGCAAGTGGCGCAGAGGTTCATTTAGCAGCGCCTCCAACGCTTTTACCGCAATTATTTACAGAGTTTGGTAAAAATAGACCTGGTAAGTTATTTTTGCACTGGAATCTAGAAAACGCCCTCATTGATGCCGATTTTGTCATGACGTTGCGATTGCAAAAAGAGCGAATGACGAGCCATTTATTGCCGAGTTTGCGGGAATATCAACAATTATTTGGCATTACCCGCGAAGTCTTGCAACTATGCAAACCTGACGTTAAAGTTTTACACCCTGGTCCTGTAAATCGTGGTGTAGAAATTAGTTCTGATTTGATGGATGACCCGCGTTTAAGTTTAATTTCCCAGCAAGTAACTAACGGTGTAGCGGTACGAATGGCATTACTATACTTAATGAGTAGCGGGAAAGCTTAAATGATTAGTTGGCGTTGAGGACACTATTTAGTGTTTGCAATAAGTCCTTAGCTGAAAAGGGTTTTGATAAAAAGTTTATTACTCCACTACTAGCGGCGGCGGCTAACTTTTCACTGGAACTAAGTCCGCTAATAGCAATAACTTTGACATCAGGATTAATTTGTTGCAAAGTGCGGATAGTAGTCGGCCCATCCATAACGGGCATCATCATATCTGTTAAGACTACACTAATTTCTGCTTGATGCTCAGTATATAGAGCTACAGCCTCTTTGCCATTACAAGCAGTGATGGCTTTGTAATTATAAACTTCTAAAGATGTTTTGGTAACTTCTCGAATCGCACTTTCATCGTCTACCACTAAAATTAATTCTCCCCGTCCCAAAGGTAAGTCAGAGTCGGAACTTTCTTGATTAGCAGTGGCTTGGATGGCGGGTAAATAAACTTGAAACTCCGTCCCTTGTCCTAGTTCGCTATACACCTGAATAAAACCACCATGACTTTTAACTATACCCAAAACTGTAGATAAACCAAGTCCCGTACCTGCGCCAATATTTTTAGTTGTAAAAAATGGCTCAAAAATTCTTGCCAGGACTTCCGGCGCGATCCCAGTTCCCGTATCAGCGATCGCAATTGTAATATAAGACCCCGGTTGAGCGTCAATATGCAATCGGGCATAGTTTTCATCAATATATATATTTTTGGCGCTAGTTTTCAAAGTTCCGCCATTAGGCATCGCGTCTAAAGCATTGACAACAAGATTCATCAATACTTGATGCAGTTGCGTAGCGTCTCCCAAGACCGTCCACAATTTAGAATCTACATCTGTAGAAAAGACAATGGATTTAGGGAAAGTTTCTCTAACTATTTGCTCAACTTCTAAAATTAAATGTTTGATTTGCAATATTACCCGTTTGCCTTCAATTCCGCGCGCAAACGATAAAACTTGCTTAATCAATCCCGCACCGCGTTTAACATTACTTTCTAGCATTTTCAGCAAAGGCTGATGCTGGGGTTCGGGGAACTTGATTTTTAATAGTTGCACTGACATCAAAATTGGCGCAAGCACATTGTTAAGATCGTGAGCAATGCCACTTGCTAGAGTTCCCACGCTTTCTAGACGTTGAGCGCGTAAAAACTGTGCCTCTAGTTGCTTTTTTTCGATAATGTCGGTATTGACAACTAAAATTGATGTTGGTTGCCCTGTGCGATCGCGTACTAGCGTCCAATGACTTTCAACGACAACTTTTTTATTTTCTTTGCCTACTTGCTCTAATTCCCCCTGCCAAGCACCGTTAGAGAGCAAAATTGCCTTAGCTAGTTCCTGCATTTGGGGTAAATTGTCTTCATGCCCAAAGCGACTGACAAAGCTGCCCACAGCTTCGGTTGCTGAATAACCGTACAAGTGTTCTGCGCCTTTGTTCCAAAACAAGATTTTGCCCTGCAAATCTTGCACCAAAATCGCATCGGTAGCAATATCAAGTAAAGCTGCTTGTTCGCGGATTTTTTGCTCAGAGCGTTTGCGTTCAATCGCGTAGCGCAGAGATTTTTCTAAAGCTGCGGAGTCAATTTTACCTTTTTCTAAATAATCTACTGCTCCCGCTTGCATTGCTTCTAAATCGATTTTGTGTTGACCTTGCCCTGTAAGCATAATTATCGGCGCAGTACAACCACTAGAAATCGCTTCGCGCAGTAATTCTAAGCCGTTGTGAGTTCCCAAACGGTAATCAAGCAAATAAACATCATGTCGCTGTTGAGAAATTTCTGTAATTGCGGCATTGTAAGTTGATACCCATTCCAACTGAAACTTATCATCCCTTGCTTCGGTCAACCAGTCGCCGATTAGCACATAGTAATCCTCATCATCATCAACTAACAAAACTTTAACTAGCTGGTTATCCATAAATTATCTCCAACCGATTACAACGGTAGTTCGACGATTTCAAACCAATATTTACCAAGCGTTTTCATTACTTCAACTAAACCACTAAAAGTTACAGGCTTAGTAATAAAAGAGTTTGCCCCCAGAGCGTAGCTGCGATAAATATCTTCCTCAGCTTTTGAAGTAGTTAAAATCACAACGGGAATTTGCCGCAAACTTGCATCCGCCTTAATTTGTTTTAAGGCTTCGCGTCCGTCTTTTTTAGGCATATTGAGATCGAGCAAAATTAGCCCCGGACGCGGTGAAATGCTAAGGTCGCTATACTTGCCACGATGCCATAAATAATCCATCAACTGTTCGCCATCTCTAACAAAGTGTAAAACGCTAAAGGCTACACGACTTTCTGCTAAAGCCTCTTGTGCTAGCAAGCAGTCGTCTTCGTCATCATCAGCCATAAGAATTGTTATTACTGGTCGATGACTCACGCTAATTTTTCTCCTTATCCCGCTTTATAGGGAGCGTCACAATAAATTTTGCTCCTTGTCCAAGCGCACTTGTGGCGGCAATACTGCCACCGTGACGTTCTACAACTTTGCGACAAATAGCTAGTCCCATTCCCGTACCTTCGTATTCGCTGCGATTATGCAAGCGTTGAAAAATGTTGAAAATGCGATCTAGATATTTTTCATCAAAACCAATGCCGTTATCTTCTATAGTAATTTGACAATGAGTAACTACCAATTTTTCTACTGCTCCCTGTTCCATCTGTAGCATTTGACTGTTAACTTTGACTACAGGTTTGACGGCGGTGCAATGAAACTTTAGGGCATTAGTAATTAAATTTTGGATTAGTTGGCGGATTTGCAATGGATCGGCTTCAATTGTGAGTAACTCTCCCACTTCAACACGCCCGCCCGTCTGCTCAATTTGTAGTTCTAGGTCTAGTAATACTTCCTGAACTATTTGGCCCAGATCGACTTTTACAAAGGGCTGTGCCTTGGTAGTTATTTGGGAAAGAGCTAATAGGTCATTAATTAAAGTTTGCATTCGTTCGGCGGCGTTGTGCATCCGCTCCAAATAATCTTGTCCGCGATCGCCTAATTTTTCGCTAAATTGTGATTGTAAGCGATTACCAAAAGCCTGAATTTTCCGCAGTGGTTCTTGCAAGTCGTGGGAAGCAATATAAGCAAATTCTTGTAATTCAGCGTTAGATCGCAAAAGTTCTTGGCGCTGACGGCTTTCGTCTTCCAATAGTTGAGCTTGAGCTAAAGCTATCCCAATTTGATTGGCTAGTTGTTGTAAAATTTCAATTTCAAAGTTTTTCCATTTGCGGGGCTTGCTACATTGATGGATAATTGTCAATCCCCAAAGCTCTTGTTTTAGCAAAATTGGCACTACTAACTTAGCTTTGACTCCAAAGCTTTGCATAAATTCTACCAAGCAAGGTTCGATCTGGGCTTTTTCGATATCGTTGATGGTATAAATTCGTCCTTGACTATATTTTTTTAAATATTCTGACTGGAAACATTCATCAGTGATATTTTTCTGCACTACCGAAGCACACCCAGGCGTTATTGCTTCTACAACTATTTGCCCGTATCCGTTATTAAGCAAGCGAAAAATCAGCACTCGGTCAGCTTGCAACAAGTTCAATACTTCAGTAGCAGTCGTTTGAAGAATCTCATCTATTTGCAAAGACTGGCGAATTTTTAGCGTCACTTCTGAGAGTAATTGCATCCGCTTTTGCGATTCATATAATTGAACTTCGCTTTGCTTTTGTTCGGTAATGTCTTGAAAATAAACTGATAGTCCATCTCTTGCGGGGTAAGCGTGGACGGCAAACCAAGCGTTTAGCGGCGGTGGGTAAAATTCCACAAATTCAACGCTGACTTGTTGGGCTACAGCTTGGTGATACTGCTTGTAAAAAGCTAGGTTTACAGATTCTGGGTATTCTTGCCAAATATTTTTGCCTAGTAATTGCGATCGCGTTTTTTGTAGAAGTAACTCTGCTTGGTGATTGACATAAGTAAATTGCCATTGTTTATCTAAGGCAAAAAAGGCATCGGTAATACTTTCAATAATATTTTTAATTTGATTGCGGCTAATTTCCGCCGAAGCTCGCGCCGCTTGCTCTTGAGCAAGTAATATTAAGCGCTCCTGTTCGGCGGTTTTACGGGCGGTAATATCGGTTGCTATACCTAACATCCGCATCGGTTTATCGTTTTCGTAATAAACTTGACCTCGATTTGCTACCCAATGAATGCTACCATCAGCCCAAATAACCCGAAATTCATGGCTAAAGTTGCGATTTTGCTCGATTGCTTGGGCTAATAACTCAGCAACGGCGGGACGATCTTCAGGATGGAGACAGTTTAATAAAGCTTTATAGGTGCGGTAATTTGAGCTAGAAGTTAAGCCAAATATTGGTTTTAGTTGTTCGCTATAAATAACTTCATTGGTTAATAAGTTCCACTCCCAAGTACCCATTCCCGCCGATTCTAGGGCTAATTTCAATTGTTCGGCTTTGAGATGGGACTTTTCTTTTTGAACTTCTAACTGCACCATTGCTTGACTTGATTGGTGTAGATGGCGCACTCTCTGGCGCAATACTGCCCAATGAATCGGTTTAGTTACATAATCTGTCGCCCCGACTTCAAAAGCTAAGTCTACCGATTCCGGGTCTTCTAATGCTGTAATCATTAGTATGGGAGTGTGAAATCTACTAGGAAGACAACGCATTTGCCGACAGCAATCAAACCCATTCATCACAGGCATTAAAGCATCTAGCAGCACAATATCCGGTTGCAATTTAATATAGGAAGCTAAAGCTTGTTCGCCATTTTCTGCCTCTACTACTGTATAACCGCCTTGTTCCATTGCTCGGCGTAGCTGAAGGCGCATAAATCTATCGTCATCAACAATCAAAACTAAATGACGATTTGCTGCTAATTCTAAAAAATTCATAACGACTTGCGGTACTGGCTGACAAAAAAATGCAAGGCTGCCTTGACTTGTTCGTATTGGGCTTGTAGTTGC from Synechocystis sp. PCC 7509 includes these protein-coding regions:
- a CDS encoding aspartate carbamoyltransferase catalytic subunit; amino-acid sequence: MTTNTWTRRHVLSLEDFTSDEYNTVLQTAASFGEVLTRRTKKVPTLQGQVVANLFFESSTRTRSSFELAAKRLSADTLNFASATSSLSKGETILDTAKTYLAMGTDMMVIRHKEAGVPSAIASEMDRLGVKVGVLNAGDGQHEHPSQALLDLFTICTVLEPEQPRLELLAGKKIAIVGDILHSRVARSNIWSLTASGAEVHLAAPPTLLPQLFTEFGKNRPGKLFLHWNLENALIDADFVMTLRLQKERMTSHLLPSLREYQQLFGITREVLQLCKPDVKVLHPGPVNRGVEISSDLMDDPRLSLISQQVTNGVAVRMALLYLMSSGKA
- a CDS encoding hybrid sensor histidine kinase/response regulator; its protein translation is MDNQLVKVLLVDDDEDYYVLIGDWLTEARDDKFQLEWVSTYNAAITEISQQRHDVYLLDYRLGTHNGLELLREAISSGCTAPIIMLTGQGQHKIDLEAMQAGAVDYLEKGKIDSAALEKSLRYAIERKRSEQKIREQAALLDIATDAILVQDLQGKILFWNKGAEHLYGYSATEAVGSFVSRFGHEDNLPQMQELAKAILLSNGAWQGELEQVGKENKKVVVESHWTLVRDRTGQPTSILVVNTDIIEKKQLEAQFLRAQRLESVGTLASGIAHDLNNVLAPILMSVQLLKIKFPEPQHQPLLKMLESNVKRGAGLIKQVLSFARGIEGKRVILQIKHLILEVEQIVRETFPKSIVFSTDVDSKLWTVLGDATQLHQVLMNLVVNALDAMPNGGTLKTSAKNIYIDENYARLHIDAQPGSYITIAIADTGTGIAPEVLARIFEPFFTTKNIGAGTGLGLSTVLGIVKSHGGFIQVYSELGQGTEFQVYLPAIQATANQESSDSDLPLGRGELILVVDDESAIREVTKTSLEVYNYKAITACNGKEAVALYTEHQAEISVVLTDMMMPVMDGPTTIRTLQQINPDVKVIAISGLSSSEKLAAAASSGVINFLSKPFSAKDLLQTLNSVLNAN
- a CDS encoding response regulator; this translates as MSHRPVITILMADDDEDDCLLAQEALAESRVAFSVLHFVRDGEQLMDYLWHRGKYSDLSISPRPGLILLDLNMPKKDGREALKQIKADASLRQIPVVILTTSKAEEDIYRSYALGANSFITKPVTFSGLVEVMKTLGKYWFEIVELPL
- a CDS encoding response regulator — translated: MNFLELAANRHLVLIVDDDRFMRLQLRRAMEQGGYTVVEAENGEQALASYIKLQPDIVLLDALMPVMNGFDCCRQMRCLPSRFHTPILMITALEDPESVDLAFEVGATDYVTKPIHWAVLRQRVRHLHQSSQAMVQLEVQKEKSHLKAEQLKLALESAGMGTWEWNLLTNEVIYSEQLKPIFGLTSSSNYRTYKALLNCLHPEDRPAVAELLAQAIEQNRNFSHEFRVIWADGSIHWVANRGQVYYENDKPMRMLGIATDITARKTAEQERLILLAQEQAARASAEISRNQIKNIIESITDAFFALDKQWQFTYVNHQAELLLQKTRSQLLGKNIWQEYPESVNLAFYKQYHQAVAQQVSVEFVEFYPPPLNAWFAVHAYPARDGLSVYFQDITEQKQSEVQLYESQKRMQLLSEVTLKIRQSLQIDEILQTTATEVLNLLQADRVLIFRLLNNGYGQIVVEAITPGCASVVQKNITDECFQSEYLKKYSQGRIYTINDIEKAQIEPCLVEFMQSFGVKAKLVVPILLKQELWGLTIIHQCSKPRKWKNFEIEILQQLANQIGIALAQAQLLEDESRQRQELLRSNAELQEFAYIASHDLQEPLRKIQAFGNRLQSQFSEKLGDRGQDYLERMHNAAERMQTLINDLLALSQITTKAQPFVKVDLGQIVQEVLLDLELQIEQTGGRVEVGELLTIEADPLQIRQLIQNLITNALKFHCTAVKPVVKVNSQMLQMEQGAVEKLVVTHCQITIEDNGIGFDEKYLDRIFNIFQRLHNRSEYEGTGMGLAICRKVVERHGGSIAATSALGQGAKFIVTLPIKRDKEKN